In Nostoc sp. CENA543, a single genomic region encodes these proteins:
- a CDS encoding DUF1574 family protein, whose translation MKTLLSDSQQSLLQWVSQATGINTLGVKVRLRGNDLHILCEGSECPRRWRTLYDLLHALQQTDLDALTSYEQPSIYQVFVYGRKKGEYRPEWCHKVYLNQLDRHLEQVEKAMLEDAAKAPGGALILSNESLARRGDPNAIARYLSETLSAMGVAVQVKVKQSETSDDHQAASERLWILCQSSYSPDPSLLAEPIAHKLRQLKLSGYKDAVIVSQISGENKHEWRLRIDLTPPEVMLKEWARWGDVQAIARLLMAVLSEFAVTVQVSLQESTLHIFCLPNADATVPNKAFCLEKISQQLEAIAPQGILAATVYGQKTHDDTQPDWIDWLTLPAKEYPALATPALELAAEGDEPAIIFLLERLLNPNLDRKLKTGGLRVLLLRKDDLFHIMCDAPICPSRKQVAPKVTQLIRQLKISGIAGVRVYGRRSGNKEPFWHHGVDLAQRQRLVPEATPEFAATAEYVGELINQDNDEPILRPDLTTEEVQSFVSEVARDWVTTTTNTVRKWFLGSQLFTESDQSTNPIPDAQGVKVALVWGTLGLLLTLQTDWVLGYIVSRTTPSSSQVKNIPSPEPKSPVSTRETSNSRTAFFTTNSQKSNQAFNSSGFTQAEDDVTATPANNKANATAILLAARSSMPSFNVRQLDEQLALYRQRIAKNGKPADVLIIGSSRALRGVDPAALSKALARQGYPNVDVFNFGINGATSQVVDFVLRQVLQPSELPKLILWADGSRAFNGGRDDLTFKAIANSPGYEYVLKQAKTSENNDESSTNQEKSPPVAKKTPQKEINNYQVINKWLNQNLAKLSVSYQHREQIQGLFHKQLESLPILKTSPKTSLSSDITTNNAEDDSTLTQAVDFDGFLPLSIRFHPARYYQKHSRVTGNYDNDYKNFQLGGEQDAAFQDVLQFTQSQNIPLVFINLPLTDEYLDAFRRQNEQEFQTYMLRLATNPNFIYRDLSQLFPQNNDNFSDPSHLNRFGAYEVSQKLANDPMIPWPVK comes from the coding sequence CGCTGGCGGACTCTATATGATTTGCTGCACGCACTCCAGCAGACAGATTTAGATGCTCTCACCAGTTACGAACAACCCTCAATATACCAAGTATTTGTCTACGGACGAAAGAAAGGGGAATATCGTCCCGAATGGTGTCATAAAGTTTACCTGAATCAACTAGACCGTCATCTAGAACAGGTCGAAAAGGCCATGTTAGAAGATGCGGCGAAAGCCCCTGGTGGGGCGTTGATTCTCTCTAATGAAAGTTTGGCACGTCGGGGAGATCCCAATGCGATCGCCCGTTATCTCAGTGAAACTCTGAGTGCAATGGGTGTGGCGGTACAGGTAAAGGTCAAACAGTCTGAAACCAGTGATGATCATCAAGCGGCTTCAGAACGCTTATGGATTTTATGTCAGTCGAGTTACAGTCCCGATCCTTCCTTGTTGGCTGAACCCATAGCCCACAAGTTACGTCAGCTAAAGCTATCTGGCTACAAGGACGCGGTAATTGTTTCCCAAATTAGCGGCGAAAACAAGCACGAATGGCGGTTACGCATCGATTTAACACCGCCAGAGGTGATGCTGAAGGAATGGGCGCGTTGGGGTGATGTGCAGGCGATCGCGCGGCTATTGATGGCGGTATTATCAGAGTTTGCAGTGACTGTGCAGGTTTCGCTACAAGAATCAACCCTACACATCTTTTGTTTACCTAATGCTGATGCCACAGTCCCAAATAAAGCTTTTTGTCTAGAAAAAATATCACAGCAATTAGAGGCGATCGCACCCCAAGGTATTCTTGCGGCTACGGTTTACGGACAAAAAACCCATGATGATACACAACCAGACTGGATTGATTGGCTAACTCTACCCGCCAAGGAATATCCAGCTTTGGCGACTCCCGCTTTAGAATTGGCGGCTGAAGGTGATGAACCAGCAATTATTTTCCTTCTCGAACGCTTACTAAATCCCAATTTAGATCGCAAGTTAAAAACCGGCGGCTTGCGGGTGCTACTGCTAAGAAAAGATGATTTATTTCACATCATGTGTGATGCACCCATCTGTCCCAGCCGTAAACAAGTCGCCCCGAAAGTTACCCAATTGATTCGCCAACTCAAAATTTCCGGGATTGCGGGAGTGCGGGTTTATGGTAGACGTTCAGGGAATAAAGAACCTTTTTGGCATCATGGTGTAGATTTAGCCCAACGTCAAAGATTAGTCCCAGAAGCTACCCCAGAATTCGCTGCCACGGCTGAATATGTGGGCGAATTAATCAACCAAGACAACGACGAACCGATTTTACGTCCTGACTTAACTACAGAAGAAGTTCAAAGTTTCGTTAGTGAAGTAGCACGCGATTGGGTAACGACTACAACTAACACTGTTAGAAAATGGTTTTTAGGTAGTCAGTTATTCACAGAAAGCGACCAATCAACTAACCCCATTCCTGATGCTCAAGGTGTGAAAGTCGCCTTAGTATGGGGGACTTTAGGATTGTTACTCACCTTGCAAACCGATTGGGTGCTAGGTTACATAGTTTCTCGCACCACACCCAGTTCATCCCAGGTGAAAAATATTCCATCACCTGAACCAAAGTCACCTGTTAGTACCAGAGAAACATCCAACTCCAGAACCGCATTTTTCACCACCAATTCCCAAAAGTCAAATCAAGCTTTTAACTCCTCTGGGTTTACTCAAGCAGAAGATGATGTCACCGCCACCCCTGCAAATAATAAAGCCAACGCCACAGCAATTTTATTGGCGGCGCGGTCTTCCATGCCCAGTTTTAATGTCCGACAATTAGATGAACAATTAGCCCTCTACAGACAACGCATCGCCAAAAATGGTAAACCCGCCGATGTGTTAATTATTGGTTCTTCCCGTGCATTAAGGGGAGTTGATCCAGCCGCATTATCTAAAGCCTTAGCCCGTCAAGGTTATCCCAATGTGGATGTATTTAACTTTGGCATTAACGGGGCAACTTCCCAAGTCGTCGATTTTGTCCTTCGTCAAGTTTTGCAACCTTCCGAACTACCCAAATTAATTTTGTGGGCGGATGGTTCTCGCGCCTTTAATGGTGGTCGTGATGACCTCACATTTAAAGCGATCGCCAATTCTCCAGGTTATGAATATGTGTTAAAACAAGCAAAAACATCTGAAAACAATGATGAATCTTCAACTAATCAGGAAAAATCCCCACCAGTTGCCAAAAAAACACCCCAAAAAGAGATTAATAATTATCAAGTCATTAATAAATGGTTAAACCAAAACCTAGCCAAACTTTCCGTCAGCTATCAACACCGTGAGCAAATTCAAGGTTTATTCCACAAACAACTAGAATCTCTACCCATATTGAAAACATCTCCAAAAACATCCTTATCATCCGATATCACAACCAATAATGCTGAAGATGATAGCACCTTGACACAAGCCGTAGACTTTGATGGGTTTCTCCCGTTATCTATCCGGTTTCACCCAGCAAGGTACTATCAAAAACATTCCAGAGTTACAGGTAATTACGACAACGACTATAAAAATTTCCAATTAGGAGGAGAACAAGACGCAGCCTTTCAGGATGTTTTGCAATTTACCCAATCGCAAAATATCCCCCTAGTCTTCATTAACTTACCCTTAACCGATGAATATTTAGACGCATTTCGTCGCCAAAACGAACAAGAATTTCAAACATATATGTTGCGATTAGCAACTAACCCCAACTTTATTTATAGAGATTTAAGTCAACTTTTCCCCCAAAACAACGACAACTTTTCCGACCCCAGCCACCTCAATCGTTTTGGTGCTTACGAAGTCTCACAAAAACTAGCCAATGATCCGATGATTCCCTGGCCTGTGAAGTAA
- a CDS encoding MBOAT family protein translates to MELISIVYGLFTLSLLGIYWALEKPQMRLMAILIGSIFAYSSLNTQYIPLLLALTFINFQFGREIGKNTSPGKHNLDWQISNEEWQFANVDWNQRRLKLLWLGVSLNVLILLGFKYINSAVAMIFDSPVSTSGNLFKVVAPLGISFFTFECIAYLVDVYRGAPASNQLLKFAAYKLFFPKLISGPITRYHNFITQFNSLEFPATNRIAEALWLIARGAVKKGILADRLSIFVDLCFGNLQRAGSNDLWLATLAYGLHLYLDFSGYVDIARGSALLFGLVLPENFDFPYFSTSIAEFWRRWHMTLGDWLRNYVYFPLGGSRQGLTRTCWNLFIVMLIAGIWHGSIWTFVVWGAYHGLALVIHRLMDAMSDRYEKLEQFWQNPLGVVLAWFITQIMVFTSWIWFRLPNLQDSVWVFQHLWNHPADSQFYQKVYVEALNTSPHQIAWIMGMLAAFMGFTYIFKRHLKLDISWPLKLVFVPLCFYAVWLFAPEGSVPFVYFNF, encoded by the coding sequence ATGGAATTAATATCTATCGTTTATGGGCTTTTTACCCTGAGTTTATTGGGTATTTATTGGGCTTTAGAAAAACCTCAAATGCGCCTAATGGCTATATTAATCGGTAGCATTTTTGCCTACTCGTCTTTAAATACTCAATACATACCTCTTTTATTAGCTCTAACCTTTATTAACTTTCAGTTTGGGCGAGAAATAGGGAAAAATACTTCGCCAGGAAAACATAACTTAGATTGGCAAATCTCTAATGAGGAATGGCAATTTGCCAATGTAGACTGGAATCAAAGACGATTAAAACTTTTGTGGCTAGGAGTTAGTTTAAACGTCTTAATCCTCTTAGGCTTTAAATATATAAATAGTGCGGTGGCAATGATTTTTGATAGTCCAGTTAGCACATCAGGTAATCTGTTTAAAGTCGTTGCACCTTTGGGAATATCTTTTTTTACATTTGAATGTATCGCTTATTTGGTTGATGTCTATCGTGGTGCGCCTGCAAGTAATCAACTGCTGAAATTTGCCGCCTATAAATTATTTTTCCCCAAGCTAATATCAGGGCCAATTACGCGCTATCACAATTTTATTACGCAATTTAATTCACTAGAATTTCCTGCTACTAATAGAATTGCAGAAGCTCTATGGTTAATTGCTAGAGGTGCTGTGAAAAAAGGCATTTTAGCAGACCGTCTCAGCATTTTTGTTGATTTGTGTTTTGGGAATCTGCAAAGGGCTGGAAGTAATGATTTGTGGCTGGCGACTTTGGCCTATGGTTTGCATTTGTATTTAGATTTTAGTGGCTACGTAGATATCGCCCGTGGTAGTGCTTTATTGTTTGGGTTGGTGCTACCAGAAAATTTTGATTTCCCCTATTTCAGTACCAGTATTGCGGAATTTTGGCGACGTTGGCACATGACATTAGGTGATTGGTTACGGAATTATGTTTACTTTCCTTTGGGTGGTTCTCGTCAAGGTTTAACTCGCACCTGCTGGAATTTATTTATTGTCATGCTGATTGCCGGGATCTGGCATGGTTCTATCTGGACTTTTGTGGTTTGGGGTGCTTATCACGGTTTAGCTTTGGTGATACATCGACTCATGGATGCAATGAGCGATCGCTATGAGAAATTAGAGCAATTCTGGCAAAATCCTCTAGGCGTAGTTTTAGCTTGGTTCATTACCCAAATAATGGTATTTACTTCATGGATTTGGTTCCGTCTACCTAATCTGCAAGATTCTGTTTGGGTCTTTCAGCATTTGTGGAATCATCCTGCGGATTCGCAATTCTATCAAAAGGTTTATGTTGAAGCCCTCAACACTAGTCCTCATCAAATAGCCTGGATTATGGGTATGTTAGCGGCTTTCATGGGTTTTACTTATATCTTCAAACGTCACCTCAAACTAGACATTAGTTGGCCGTTGAAGTTGGTGTTTGTACCTCTGTGTTTCTATGCTGTGTGGTTGTTCGCGCCTGAAGGTAGCGTTCCCTTTGTTTACTTCAATTTCTAA
- the psbA gene encoding photosystem II q(b) protein has product MTTTLQQRQSAGVWERFCNWITSTENRIYVGWFGVLMIPTLLAATVCFTIAFIAAPPVDIDGIREPVAGSLIYGNNIISGAVVPSSNAIGLHFYPIWEAASLDEWLYNGGPYQLVIFHFLIGCACYMGRQWELSYRLGMRPWICVAYSAPLASATAVFLIYPIGQGSFSDGMPLGISGTFNFMIVFQAEHNILMHPFHMLGVAGVFGGSLFSAMHGSLVTSSLVRETTETESQNYGYKFGQEEETYNIVAAHGYFGRLIFQYASFNNSRSLHFFLAAWPVVGIWFTALGISTMAFNLNGFNFNQSVIDSQGRVINTWADIINRANLGMEVMHERNAHNFPLDLASDEAAPVALTAPAING; this is encoded by the coding sequence ATGACCACAACCTTACAACAGCGTCAAAGCGCAGGCGTATGGGAACGGTTCTGCAACTGGATCACCAGCACTGAAAACCGCATTTATGTCGGTTGGTTCGGTGTATTAATGATCCCCACCTTGCTAGCCGCTACCGTTTGCTTCACCATCGCTTTCATTGCAGCACCTCCTGTAGACATCGATGGTATCCGTGAACCCGTTGCAGGTTCCTTAATCTACGGAAACAACATCATCTCTGGTGCAGTTGTTCCTTCTTCTAACGCCATTGGTTTACACTTCTACCCCATTTGGGAAGCAGCTTCCTTAGATGAGTGGTTGTACAACGGTGGCCCATACCAATTGGTAATTTTCCACTTCTTGATCGGATGTGCTTGCTACATGGGTCGTCAGTGGGAATTGTCTTACCGCTTAGGTATGCGTCCTTGGATCTGCGTAGCTTACTCTGCTCCTTTGGCATCTGCTACCGCAGTATTCTTGATCTACCCCATCGGACAAGGTTCCTTCTCTGACGGTATGCCTTTGGGTATCTCCGGTACCTTCAACTTCATGATCGTGTTCCAAGCAGAACACAACATCCTGATGCACCCCTTCCACATGTTAGGTGTGGCTGGTGTATTCGGTGGTTCTCTGTTCTCTGCAATGCACGGTTCCTTGGTAACTTCCTCCTTGGTGCGTGAAACCACCGAAACCGAATCCCAAAACTACGGTTACAAATTCGGACAAGAAGAAGAAACCTACAACATCGTTGCTGCACACGGTTACTTCGGCCGCTTGATTTTCCAATACGCTTCTTTCAACAACAGCCGTTCCTTGCACTTCTTCTTGGCTGCTTGGCCAGTAGTTGGCATCTGGTTCACCGCATTGGGCATCAGCACAATGGCGTTCAACCTCAACGGTTTCAACTTCAACCAATCAGTGATTGACTCCCAAGGTCGTGTAATTAACACCTGGGCTGACATCATCAACCGCGCTAACTTGGGTATGGAAGTCATGCACGAGCGTAACGCTCACAACTTCCCCTTAGACTTAGCATCTGATGAAGCTGCTCCTGTTGCATTAACAGCACCTGCTATCAACGGCTAA